TTGTAGCACAAGAATTGATAAAACTAGGTTGGTTATTATTAGTCATGATGTACTCTGCTATGTTTCATAATTTGCAATAATCACAGCAAGTgtacaaacaattaaatattttcaaacatattGAAGATGTACATTGTActcaaaaagaaacatgcagGGGATGCTGATAATAATTCAAGATTAATAAGCTACCATGCTTAAAAGTAATCAAAAGGGAGGTCTGGTGGCTAAACAGTTAATCCACACATACAAATCGATGCAATTGAACAGTAACTATAAGAATGTTCATATCTGTGGTGCAAAGTGCATAGGAAGAGTCACCCTGGGCCATATTTATGAAATGGTAGTAAGTCATCTCTCAAGGGCATAAAAGCGAACTCGAGGAAAAATGTCCGAAGTTATCAAGCTGTGTCCAGATCCCTCAGATACtgcttcctgttttttttatacCAGGTCACCTTTTCCACTCTTTCATAACCACAGGGTCTGAGCACCGCTTATAATTCTGAAAACAGacacttttccttgagttctccATCTTGCCCCAGTGCAACAACTAACACTCACTTCCTAATTACCGCCACCGTACAGTGAAAAAAACCCCTAGGTGCTTTGGGTTTtgatcttgtcttgggcacactgttctttatctgcatgtggcacctgtttacaggaccTGCTGCGTTGCTATGATATAGCCGTAAATGCTTGCTTGACATTAAGCACAAATGAAGTTATGTCAAGTGATATATTTAAGTCACTACTTGCTTTAGGAAtgtgacattttgaaattttttggaTGCATGTGATATTCTGTACATCATGtcacataaattaaaaacatatctgttgccctttacatttgtattgtatattttaatttaattaaataaatcgATGATGATTGTAGACTTCATGTACAACACAAAAGACCTTCCcccatcaaaaagaaaaaaaaaaaaatcattgcaagctttttgtttcacatgttGAAAgctgcatatttttgtttcagaaatacaAGTAAAACCCCATGAACAGATGTTATCAGCCCTTGTGaatcatcaaaaacattttctggtgGATAATTCGTTGGCTAAGGACAAACCCAATAACAggtttttcttcaattttaatATATTGAAGTGGCCTGATCTGATTACATACATGCGTTAGAAGTGTTTCTGACaggttttattaaatttatgtgcatttattttaattacagctGATTATAAAACCAGTTTCGTTAAACATAGAAAAAGTGTTGGTAACAAGGCAGTTAGTGGAACATGCTTTTTGTCACATCCATTGAAAACTATTGTATTAATTCACTGTCTGTTATCAGCAAGAGTCCTGCTGAATTCCAAAAGAATATGAACAGAGGAGAAAGTCAGCGGTCCTCCTCCCTCCATAGTAGCGATGGCTTCAATGTGCACTCATCCAACACGCAGCCTTATTCTCTTAGCCATAAAAATCCTTTAGATGGTGCTCCATCAGGGAATGCGTTCTTAGCATCTgatgaaaatacaaatgtacacCAGAAAAACACCCGCATAcatgatgaagaaaagaaaactctcCGAAGGAGACTGGTAGACAGTGGATGTAATAATTCAGCTTCCCATTTAACATGTGATTCAGATGCATCACAAACTGTgcatttaaagatgaaaaataatgaagtgacaggaaaagaaggagaaataaatatttcagtggAGTCAGTGAAGCCAATTAAAAATGACTTGACAGCTAACAAAATATCCAGCGCTGGCTCCAAGCTTCGTTTGACACGTAGTCGGTGCAAAAGGCAACATGATAAGGAGGTGGGTGTTGTTTATTATTGGTGGTAAATTTACATGTAATAGTACTTTAAACATATCCAACAGAATGAATGTTTCAAATTTTAGTAATTTTAACATTGCTAACATAGAGACACATGGCTGCATAAGAGTacttagtattatttttaaacaagttcTGTATCAAACTAATAGTGAATGTATATAACCAAGTCATACATACTTGATTTCATATTTGGGCTATTGAGCAGATACATTTCTAACTATAAACTGACTTCAAATGTTGATTAAAGGACGATTATTTGTCTACAGAATATTCCAGACAGCAAAAGATGCAAGGTGTCATCTATCAACAGCAATTTTTTACAAGAGAAGATACCACAGCCAGTAAACTCTTTGTCTGCACCACAGATAATGCGCAATACATCTGATACAGCAAATCAGAAAGGATTTGAAGAAAAGGttgcaacacaaacaaaatgtgtaccACTAATGCCTAGtaaaaaagaacttaaaaagaAGGAATCATCCACTGATAGCAATAAGAGAAAAGTTTTAGTACGTAACTCAGATCTTGTGTCTCAAGGTTTCAAGCCAGCCACAGTAGGTGATGCAACTACTTTTACAGACTGTGATGTAATAATTATTCCAGAAACTGTAGCAGGGGATTTAGAGAGTGAGGATACAACTGTTGCTGCAGACTGTGATATAACAGTTATTCCAGAAACTGTACCAGGGGATTTAGAGAGTGAGGATTCAAATGTAAGCAAGATTCATGATGTCCAAAGTGAATATGTTTTTGAAGGAAAAGAAGTTTCTAAAACAAATGATGGTTCAAGCTGCAGGTTTACACAGTATGATTCTGTGGATCCCAACAAGCAAGTGGATGGTACCACTGAAAGCATTGTTTTTGATCGATCACATTCGGTGTCAAAATTGAATAGGTTTCAAAAGGTCATCTCTTGCTCTTCACTGGATGTTATTTCTCAAGAACCAAGACCGGTTAAACAAAGCTTGTCACTGGATATTATTTCTCAAGAACCCAGACCAGTTAAACAAAGCATACCATTGGATGTTATTTCTCAAGAATCCAGACTGGTTGAACAAAGCATGTCACTGGATGCTATTTCTCAAGAACCCAGACAGGAAATACAAAACTCTCCAGTGTTCTTAGGTCACAAACTTGATGTGGATgattctccttctctctttgaTGCAGACCGTGAAGAGAAAAAGTCATCTTTTCGGACTACTTGCTTGAACGTTGTAGCAAATCAAATAGATCCAAAGTATACTccgcacacacattcaccatTAACACCACAGAAAAGTCCTGATTCACCTTTCCTGCTTAGACGTCCATTGTGTAACATCCAGAATTGCCAAAATTCTTTAAGCCTTCCCAGGCCTACAGAATCTATGAGTGACTCATCTCCATCCCAGTTTAAGTTTGGCCATAGAAAATTGACACTTGGATTGTCTAAAGGAAAGACAAAGGTTTCTAAAGAGGTATGCATTTAAGGTGTGCTCTTTTCTGCTTTGCTAATTTTTGATTTCCATATGTGTTTCTTGAAATCtaattaatattttcacatgTCAGCCATGAATCTAATAAAGTGACCAACAAACATTATCTGCATGACTGTTCATTTGTGCAGACATTACAGCTtgagtaaaaaagaaaggaaaaaacccaGAACAATCAAACTAATTgcaaactttgaagaaaaatcagtatttttagttttgaattcTTGGCTAAActttcagagatttttttctttctatctttaaatCATCTGCTTTTTATTCTTAAGACAAACTTGAAAAAGCTGGAGAATTGAGAACATATGTTGAAAGGGCTGATTTAttcatttagttttctttcccaTGTTTTATGGTACTATGATTGACCAGAGGCAACTGTCTGCTTCTAGGACTGTCATGATGTGACTCTAGATCCTAATCTTCATCAGTCATTGCTAAAGGATGTGACTCAAGATAACTGCACAACTAAAACACCTCATTGCAGCATTCTGACAGCAAATGCAGAGCATCATAATAGTGATTCGCCAGTGAGAGATGCAACATATCTTAATGACAGCTTTGATGTGTAAGTCTACAACCATATAGTTGTATTTCTCATGTTGGCAACTGCATGGAAACTAAAAAATTTAGAGGTAATATGCATGTTTTGAGTAATACAATGTATGTAAAGGGATTTTTGCTCTTAGGAAAGaactattataaaaaaatgattaaaccagttttctgttttgatgTGTACAGAGTGCCAAGGAAGTCAAAACGGCCTGAGTATGCATACAAAGAAGTGGTTAGGAAAAAGGATAAACGCAGACAATTGAATGGCTTCACTTGTCAAGAGTGCATCAAGGTACTATGACAAAGACCTGTTTCTTGTcagattttattctgttttgtaatataataaaatctAGAATTTTCTGATTTGGTAAGATGAAATTTGTTCTGCTGGCCATAGGCTTTTGAGATAATGTAATGTAAATACAAATGCTACACTGTCtaaattgattttaaatgttttatttagcaTCTTAGCTAATTTCATTGTGATGTACTGTCTTTTTGTGTTCTTATAATGCTTGCCTGTGTCTTAGCTGCATGGGATTTGCCactctttaattatttacttttcagtACTATTCCAGTATTGGTCTCTCCAAAAAAGAAATTGCTGTCAAAGCAAATCATTGCTCTAGACACCGGGCTTACTATAACCTACCCCGCACACCAGAAAATTTCTGGACTGTTGGCTTTCCAGACTCACAAGAATGTGAAGAAAGAGGTAATGTTTAGCTTGATAACATTTCTACAATTTTGTTAAACCTTTTCTCACTTTAAAAGCAAAtgtcaaaaacatattttatgtacGTAAGTGTTCTTTAATATGCTACCTTGATTCTCTGCCATGCTTAAGTGTTAATAATCCTGTAGGTGACTTAATGATAAGTGCCAAACATGGACCAATGCAATACTAAACAATGAGTACCCTGAAATGAaatttagcaaatatttttcaaaatgttcattTACAGATCATGCTTATGTTACTGTATGTCTCTGAAATACTGGGGTTAAATAGAGTAACTACAGTAGAAAAGGTCCCTTGCTTAGCCAGGAAACAGTCCATAGGTGTTTCAGTGAAATCGTCTAATAGACTGACTTGTGTGGATAACGTGGCAGGCAGGTTTTCCTTGTATATTGTCTCTGCTACTAAATATAGTAAACTGTAGTTAAACTTGCTGAAGTTCCCAGGTAGTATtcaaaaaagtcttaaaatgtgctttataaagATACCTGGAGGTATAAAACTGAAAGCAgagtattaaaaatatatatggtGCTGTTTTCTGTCGGTTTTGGTTGTCTGGCTGTCTCACCAAGGTGGCAATAAGAAATTGTTTCTGAAGAAATTTAGAGATGTATTGAATGgagtgaataaaatatttttaaaaagtcataataCTGAACTAAATTTCCACATGAAATTTGGTGATCATATTGAAAAGATTTGTGTATTTCTAGTAAGTCATTAAGTGCTCTTCTGTCTTCAGCTTTGTActtgtttctttgtgtacaAATTTATCAGAATAAGGCAGATCAGTTTTAAGCATTGGATTTGTCATAAACTGACATTTATGGAAGAAAAATGTCTcacaattgtttttgttttgtttttacaggaTATCAGAAGTGAGAGTGCAAGATGTTCGAAATTTGATTTCCATCAGGATTCCTACATTGTCTTGGGAATGTGCTAATCATGATTGCCAAGAGTGTGAAGAATGTTTGaacttgtttaaaaatgcaaacatctgTCCATAAGTGCAAATATTTAAGTACACTGAGTGGCATAGAAAagtgtttcaatattttgagAGTTTTTGTATGTTACAGATTTAATGTGATGACTCAGTCTTCACTCAAACAATGTACACATATATTCAAGAATATAGAACAgcatgttataatattttatattaatggTTTACAAAGgtacaattttttccagttttgtttttttttattgagcttTAAGTGCAATAAATGTTACTAGCACTATAAATGTTAAATGGCAGATACTTAAGTGCAAGGATTTGAATATTCAAATTTCTTACATTTAATAACACTAGTCTAAATGAGGGGTACAAATACTAGATCTGGAAACAAATTTGATTACAAAACAAAGTAGCTATAAGTGATTGAGATgcaattgaaaaattaaattacttttGGTAGGTGGTTTTCAGTTGTTTTTCCAAAGCAGCATAAAATCAAACGAGTGATCCGTCCTAATTCGtttattattatctcccttttacaGTGAAATGAATTACTGTTATTTTCATCTCACATAGCTGATTCAGGTCCTCCAGCGGCTATACTTCAGATTAGATTGCATGCTTGTGATAAATGCAAATGGCAGGCTAAAATTGTGAATGGTGGAAAAACAAAAGccatatttttacataaatttattcATAAGCTCATTCATTTAAGTGTGTCATGAGGAGAAAGgttgatgttttatttagaaagtGCATGCATGgagattatttttcttgcatttgtttTGAGGTCAAACAGGGattgttgggttttttaaattcactGTGAGAACAGAcataatttttacagaaaaactaCACGAAGTTCACTTTTTTGCAAGTTCCACATGctttaattgtaaataaaatcagcagTCTTAGTTTTGGAGgtacaaaaaaatacaagccaGAAAACATATTTGGGcactttgtgatgtcttggttTTGACCTGTGTCTTTGTCTCATGTTGTTGGCTTGTGACTTGAGAACATTAGTGGggatatttttcagtttattgcaCTGTATCAGcccagacatttaaaaaagaatcaatTTGTTTTCTGGTAGACccgtgaaaaaaacaaactgatcaTATAGCATGGCATGCTAAAAACTGTTAGTCATagtattttaagtaaatttGCATGAGTgaatatgataaataaaagataaagctGTTAACagtgtctttttatttttaatgttgtcatTTCCATTTACAAGTGGAGTTTATTTGAATAATAACTATAATACAAAAGGGGTGTGGTGAAGGAGAGGATTAATACAATCCAAGGCAGATCAATCTGTTATGTCCAGTGTTTTGCATGCTGAGGAATGTTGGTGTTAGAGGGCTAGGACTAAATTTGGGGAAGAGGAGATGgtacaattaaaaataacttttaaaagcGAGATTTACATCTTCTTCTTAGGACTTCCCAGGCATTAAAAGCACAACAAACTCAAGCAGAAAATCAAAATGCGGAGACCTGGCCCCCTAAAGCCTTTTAGCTGAAGGGACACCGcttcctttattttgttattgtaaagtttcccccccccccctctttttttttgaatgacTAGTGTATTTGAGTGTAAAATATACTAccaaaatacacatttaaatatttgctgTTATGAAGGTCTATGGACTTTTGTTCTTGCTAATCTTTTGTTAATGTACAATGTTTGCAACACTGTACTCTGATATACCCGTAGGGTGAAATTACtgattctagaaaaaaaatcaatctgaAAGCTTGATACAAGAAAGCAGGCATGGCTGTTTGTGGCTTGTAGATGCCTGATGCTGACTGAATTTTATGTGTATTTACTTCTTGAAATTGGTCAATGTTGAGAGTATGACTTAGACCATATGagtatgcacatacacaaacaaaagcagacatgcCTGTATCTATGCACCAATGCTAAGACTGTGCTGTGATAGTGCTATATATACATCTCCAGTCTCCATAGTTTGTAGACTCACACAATTCAACACTACAGTCAAAGTCTATCACATTAACTCTcatctgtatttttaaacatcatgaAAATCAATGTAATGCCAAAATTAGCAGCATTTACATACCTCAAAACTTTGGAAACATAAACCTGATCAAAACTTGCAACAAAAGATATCATGGTAAGATATCAAAGTGAGCCAAAATACCCCAGTGATCACTTGGGAATCTCATTATGTCTGGTACTCTCTGCAAGCCTACTAGCTCAAAATACACAGCTTTTATTTTGGGGGCTGGCTTGGCAGGTCGCATGTACAGGCGATCAAAGCGAAGAGCAGCTCTTGAATGTCCTTCATATCCCAAATTATCATTGCGGAAGGTATCCCAAGTGCTGCGAGCTTCCTTGCGCCGTCCTGTTGTCTCCCAAAGGTCCACAATACCTGAAGGTATGCCACCAATGCTTTCCAGCTGGAAATGAGGGCAAATCTTTTCACAAGCATGGTACAATGCCTTCACCCATAGAAACTGCACATAGATACTCGTTCACTCCACTCagttattcctttttctttttttcatgccaTATGAATGCCATGCTTATCCTAAGCTTGCATCACTACCCAGCAGTTCCATTCCATTGGAGGAGAGTAAATTTATTGACTATGGACAGAAGAGAAGTGGTCTGACTTAAAGGTTggctggtttgttttttttctccttgtcaaAGGTCTGTGAGAAGCCTTTTCCTAACTTCATGCTCTAAAACAGTATGGCCCACAAGCGAGATGCAGCTTGCAGACGTCTTAGGATCGGCTTGTGTGCCAAAACACAACAGCACTGCCCAATGCATGACTTATGAATACCAGTGGAGGCAGCCCGCTTTCTGTCATTGTGGATGATGGTGAATATAAAAGTGAATTTGGCTCACATAAGTacacttgttttcattgtttttaatgcACTAGGTTAATtggattgaaatttaatttatcaagtataaaatcgttagaaatcggcagcctgtaacattttaacacaaagtacagagataacaaataacatggtTGACATATCTGATAAGAGTCATTACAGAGTGTTggtggctgccttcaaaggaaaggctggttttaaagttgtATTGCAAGGGAACTCAAACAGCTTCCGTTAACACAATAAATTTTGCAAGTGAATGCCGttgtgtactcatttgttgtccatttcattatcactaggtttgttgtgtggtCATCTGGCATGAGTTTTGCTGTTTTACAAGCCCACCACatagaattttgagaccagcCTGCGAAAAAAAACTTCCCACCACTGGTCTAAAATGAGCAGCAGGCCTGAGCATGAACTTGACATTAAAATgacattgaaaatatatattcaaacaGTCTGTAGAGCTTTTCTCACCGAATATAAAAAAACCTGCAATGTCAATGGTTCAATCACTAAGATACTTTAAGGCGAGAACCAGCATTCACTCACCTCTTTGTCTCTTAGGTTCAAATCACCACCAAAGACCACAGTATGGTCTTGAGGCGCTTGCTCAATGTGTTTGAAGGCAGAGATAAGCTGACGCTTACGTTCTTCTGCATGGTTTTTTGTGCTTTCTAAGTGAGATGTAATCAGGGTCATTGGCACTCCCTTCACcagacactgaaaaaaatatgccaCATTAACCAGTTCATCAATCCAACTGTTCCTAAgaatatataaacagatattGACCTAACAAGTCAGCAACAGAATACCAGTGGTGTAGGACTATGTTTAGCTTTTAGGGGGCAAattccatgctgacagtgaatgatATTCACCTTCTTGCCTTCATAAtatctttttttggggggttggggggCAGGTGCCCCACCTCCCTTTCCCCTGTGGTTCCTATACCACTGGATTCCTGTGACAGAtttattctataatttttatttttacaagaagCAGCTTTGAAATGCTGAAAGAAGTAAACGAAATACAAAAGGTGTATTGGTTATCACACAGTAACAAGAACACAACAGCACTGCCCAATGCATGACTTTATGAATACCAGTGGAGGCAGCCCGCTTCCTGTCATTGTGGATGGTGGTGAATATGAAAGTGAATTTGGCTCACACTAGCTATTAGCAGGCTTCGTGCCATTTGGCTTGAGAAGAATGGTTTGATTTGATAGTCCTCCAGTATAGTGTGCTGTTTTTGGAGGAAAATGCCGGTGTAGTAACCCTCCTTGCTACCTGTGCCACCACAGATAGCCTGGTAGTTGGTCAGGCCTTCCCTCAATACAGCCTCGTTTGAAGGTACCATCTCTTGCACAAACACCACATGAGGTTTCTCCCTAAAAGAAGTAAGTCCACTGGTTaatgtattttaacattttattcataaGAATTCCTTTCGTGGAAACTTTTTTAATAGAAAGTGAGGCACCAGCAAAACTGTCCTATCAAAGAGACAATATAATActatttttctaatattataATTTGCTATGTTatatctttcatctctttcACAAGAGATATTGTCATCTACTTTTCATAAACAcgcaaaaaatatattacacacaGGAAAATCTTGTTGACTAGGACAGATTTTGTCCCAGCCAAAAGTTCCCGATACTCAGACCTACTCTACAATTTTCAGCATTAGATCTATGATTTTTAGGATTGAGCCTAAGCAGGTCACCAATTTGAAAAAATCCTCTTTACATTGCTCCACTGAATGAAAGCATCCTTGTGGAGGATATATGCTGACACAGGGTTCTAATGtaaattttcaaatgaatgaAACTACAGCAAGTGCAATGTGACATGCGCATATTTTCAGTCTGGTGCACAGcttataataattttcttgcaaCAATCAGTTTCAACAATCGAAAAATTGTCCAAATCTGTTTTGGTCTTTGATCTTAGATAAGGAGATTTACAATTAATCTTTTGTAAATACTGTCTCTGCATGGAAATACAATAagcacaatacaatacaatgaaATACAATAACACTCACGAGTTAATGGTATTAACAACAGCTTTAGCACGAGTTTTAACATTATTGTTGTCAAGCCCATCGATATTCCAAGACAGCAAGCGAATGCGATGGGGTTCAGAATCTGACTTTTCTGTTGGTGGTACGATATTTTCTCCCTCTCTGCAAAAGTTTATAAGAAGAATGTCTTCATGTTTTTTAGTTTGAATGTCTTCTtcaaaactgcagaaaaaaaacatacgACAGACTGTACAATATATGGCAAAAATAGTTTAAGAAAAACAGATACTTTATCATTTAATCTGATGCCTGATATCTAATGCCTTCAGTTTATAAAGGCCTCGAAATTTCCATATTAACATCTGCAAAGCAAATTTGTGTTTAGTTTATAATTGTACATCTATAATCACAGTCACACCTGCAGCTCTCAGcacttctgtcatttttttctctggtaCTTTTTGTTTGGCATTCTTCTGTAGATGATTTGTCAAACGTACAAGTACTTGTCCTGCAAATGTTTGTACTTGATTTGTCAGCAGCCGAAGTTCCAGCTTGCCCCCTCTCTTCACTGTCAAAAAATGCATCTAGAGCTCTCTGGCCACAGAAGATATACACATTGATGGTCATTGTGgtgatacagaaaaaaagaagaaaggtatGGCATGACATGACATTACAAGgtctttaaaagattttgacACATAAATTTTACTATAAAGTATCTTTCTTTGGTCTTAGACCTGAGTTTTTTGTTACTGTTAAGTGGAGACGACTGTGCATAATGAAGAGGTGTGTGGCATGGGATAGAGATGGTGTTTGCAGATCTGTTGTCTGACCATGGAGTGCCAAATCTTTCTATTTTGCATACAAGGTGCATATCTTAATGTGTATTTAGTGCGGATATTATTTGAAAAGGTCtatcatacacacatatataccgTAATAagctttaaaagttttttcCCTGAACCAACACGAAGTCaatctaataaataaatatgatttatatTGTGATGTCACCTAACACTGGTCATGCCCTGCCCCgttggcatctgtttatagtgCCGTTAAACAGTGTTTTAACTAATTACAAACAATAGTTGGCGCCTCGAGTAATTAAATACCGCCGGCAATGCGGTTTCTTGAGTGCGCCTACATTCAAGTTCCACTCGCGATCCTGAAGGAAGAACATAGCTAGAGCGGTGTCTGTCCCTGTCACAGCAGCAAAGCGTTGGCATCTTTCTTCGCACTCTGCGGCTGTTGGTAAATTCTGTTCTTCTATCTGGCAGTCGCTGCTATCAGAATCACACATATCAGTTTTTCTCTCCATTTGACAGCTTCAGCGACTTGTGTGCCTGTTGCTATCTCCAACACCTAATGTCGCGCGATTCTCTTGTGGCATCCAAGGGAGGGCAATCTTTTGCGTGTTCGCGAGAACAAGTGCTGTCCCTTGTGTCCGCGCTTACAACATATTCTGGAGTCCCCCACGcgcgctttttaaaaaatatacattatatatatattaacttaCGCTAGCATAAAAAACGGCAGTTTCCCAACCTTTAATATGAATCCTGTGAAATTTCTGAATTATCTAATGTTGTCGCGCTGGAAGTGTCTCAGTGTCGTCAACACCGAAGACATATATGTTTCAGTTTAAGACCCTTGGTAACATTCGAGGAGGGATCGAAACACGCCACAGCTCACTGCACGGCACCTCCGCACCTGCACGACCACGTGTTGATGACTCCAGCCGGATACCTTGGGTGGAGCAATTCTCCCGCTGACACGAATCCTTGCCTAGCTCATTAGATTGGAACGATATGATACACATACCTGCCCGTAGCAAGGATGCTTTTCCGGGAAGAATGTGAACAATAGCCTTCTCTCGTCTGGCAGTTCCCGATCCCATGACGTCAGGATTATcaaccacctacccacccagcctgacaa
This window of the Pomacea canaliculata isolate SZHN2017 linkage group LG4, ASM307304v1, whole genome shotgun sequence genome carries:
- the LOC112562182 gene encoding uncharacterized protein LOC112562182 isoform X2, encoding MEAALKEVFNVHRNVVRELRAQLQKKTDEKDEMEKRLEKKCFQLQCEIQNLKEKQCLLTALTARSLTGPQTSENTVTNDTSFNTSHSVLEIQVKPHEQMLSALVNHQKHFLVDNSLAKDKPNNSKSPAEFQKNMNRGESQRSSSLHSSDGFNVHSSNTQPYSLSHKNPLDGAPSGNAFLASDENTNVHQKNTRIHDEEKKTLRRRLVDSGCNNSASHLTCDSDASQTVHLKMKNNEVTGKEGEINISVESVKPIKNDLTANKISSAGSKLRLTRSRCKRQHDKENIPDSKRCKVSSINSNFLQEKIPQPVNSLSAPQIMRNTSDTANQKGFEEKVATQTKCVPLMPSKKELKKKESSTDSNKRKVLVRNSDLVSQGFKPATVGDATTFTDCDVIIIPETVAGDLESEDTTVAADCDITVIPETVPGDLESEDSNVSKIHDVQSEYVFEGKEVSKTNDGSSCRFTQYDSVDPNKQVDGTTESIVFDRSHSVSKLNRFQKVISCSSLDVISQEPRPVKQSIPLDVISQESRLVEQSMSLDAISQEPRQEIQNSPVFLGHKLDVDDSPSLFDADREEKKSSFRTTCLNVVANQIDPKYTPHTHSPLTPQKSPDSPFLLRRPLCNIQNCQNSLSLPRPTESMSDSSPSQFKFGHRKLTLGLSKGKTKVSKEDCHDVTLDPNLHQSLLKDVTQDNCTTKTPHCSILTANAEHHNSDSPVRDATYLNDSFDVVPRKSKRPEYAYKEVVRKKDKRRQLNGFTCQECIKYYSSIGLSKKEIAVKANHCSRHRAYYNLPRTPENFWTVGFPDSQECEERGYQK
- the LOC112562182 gene encoding uncharacterized protein LOC112562182 isoform X1, whose product is MEAALKEVFNVHRNVVRELRAQLQKKTDEKDEMEKRLEKKCFQLQCEIQNLKEKQCLLTALTARSLTGPQTSENTVTNDTSFNTSHSVLEIQVKPHEQMLSALVNHQKHFLVDNSLAKDKPNNSKSPAEFQKNMNRGESQRSSSLHSSDGFNVHSSNTQPYSLSHKNPLDGAPSGNAFLASDENTNVHQKNTRIHDEEKKTLRRRLVDSGCNNSASHLTCDSDASQTVHLKMKNNEVTGKEGEINISVESVKPIKNDLTANKISSAGSKLRLTRSRCKRQHDKENIPDSKRCKVSSINSNFLQEKIPQPVNSLSAPQIMRNTSDTANQKGFEEKVATQTKCVPLMPSKKELKKKESSTDSNKRKVLVRNSDLVSQGFKPATVGDATTFTDCDVIIIPETVAGDLESEDTTVAADCDITVIPETVPGDLESEDSNVSKIHDVQSEYVFEGKEVSKTNDGSSCRFTQYDSVDPNKQVDGTTESIVFDRSHSVSKLNRFQKVISCSSLDVISQEPRPVKQSLSLDIISQEPRPVKQSIPLDVISQESRLVEQSMSLDAISQEPRQEIQNSPVFLGHKLDVDDSPSLFDADREEKKSSFRTTCLNVVANQIDPKYTPHTHSPLTPQKSPDSPFLLRRPLCNIQNCQNSLSLPRPTESMSDSSPSQFKFGHRKLTLGLSKGKTKVSKEDCHDVTLDPNLHQSLLKDVTQDNCTTKTPHCSILTANAEHHNSDSPVRDATYLNDSFDVVPRKSKRPEYAYKEVVRKKDKRRQLNGFTCQECIKYYSSIGLSKKEIAVKANHCSRHRAYYNLPRTPENFWTVGFPDSQECEERGYQK
- the LOC112562182 gene encoding uncharacterized protein LOC112562182 isoform X3, with the translated sequence MLSALVNHQKHFLVDNSLAKDKPNNSKSPAEFQKNMNRGESQRSSSLHSSDGFNVHSSNTQPYSLSHKNPLDGAPSGNAFLASDENTNVHQKNTRIHDEEKKTLRRRLVDSGCNNSASHLTCDSDASQTVHLKMKNNEVTGKEGEINISVESVKPIKNDLTANKISSAGSKLRLTRSRCKRQHDKENIPDSKRCKVSSINSNFLQEKIPQPVNSLSAPQIMRNTSDTANQKGFEEKVATQTKCVPLMPSKKELKKKESSTDSNKRKVLVRNSDLVSQGFKPATVGDATTFTDCDVIIIPETVAGDLESEDTTVAADCDITVIPETVPGDLESEDSNVSKIHDVQSEYVFEGKEVSKTNDGSSCRFTQYDSVDPNKQVDGTTESIVFDRSHSVSKLNRFQKVISCSSLDVISQEPRPVKQSLSLDIISQEPRPVKQSIPLDVISQESRLVEQSMSLDAISQEPRQEIQNSPVFLGHKLDVDDSPSLFDADREEKKSSFRTTCLNVVANQIDPKYTPHTHSPLTPQKSPDSPFLLRRPLCNIQNCQNSLSLPRPTESMSDSSPSQFKFGHRKLTLGLSKGKTKVSKEDCHDVTLDPNLHQSLLKDVTQDNCTTKTPHCSILTANAEHHNSDSPVRDATYLNDSFDVVPRKSKRPEYAYKEVVRKKDKRRQLNGFTCQECIKYYSSIGLSKKEIAVKANHCSRHRAYYNLPRTPENFWTVGFPDSQECEERGYQK